A portion of the Phaeodactylum tricornutum CCAP 1055/1 chromosome 7, whole genome shotgun sequence genome contains these proteins:
- a CDS encoding predicted protein, with product MASSGSGPVCAADGSLDFGGAERERNLVEQILADDYEGLDPIVLRQSISALRSRGAHRCWHKHSTFLEHLLSVHNILRLWGQGRTIGRVGLFHSAYSNSYVNLALFDPAIERGMMKTLIGEDAEVLVHLFCIIDRQQVVVNTLLAQGFIPKQGLTVPHLRDSSKSVFLNSETLRMLVVFTMADIADQYFGWQDTLFGGGGQEGSMIIPGKDDVARHDTTALWPGVSKPGLWMSYLSQLAEVARTFVPSTQDVNRSADEDRTADFPPVFANGTQSLSVSDEVAARDFYWSVVSGEVTDNAEAIEVLQLCVKMNPWAFEPLVILAQKHLHTGNFDSALNTTYRALDLQHQWGTAWDKRLSFGAWVAWTRVLMQRARDRQSWPTNSWDINNLGLVR from the coding sequence ATGGCGTCGTCGGGGTCTGGTCCAGTCTGTGCCGCAGATGGGAGTCTGGACTTTGGCGGCGCCGAACGGGAACGAAACCTTGTAGAACAAATCCTCGCCGACGATTATGAGGGCCTGGATCCGATTGTACTACGGCAGAGTATATCAGCACTCAGGTCTCGTGGCGCACATCGATGTTGGCACAAGCATTCGACTTTTTTGGAGCATTTGCTGAGTGTGCACAATATACTGAGGCTTTGGGGCCAGGGTCGTACGATTGGACGGGTTGGACTATTCCATTCGGCGTATTCGAATTCCTACGTGAATCTGGCGCTTTTTGATCCAGCAATTGAACGAGGAATGATGAAAACTTTGATTGGCGAAGATGCGGAAGTCTTAGTACACCTGTTTTGTATCATTGATCGTCAGCAAGTAGTTGTGAATACGTTGTTGGCACAGGGCTTTATACCAAAACAAGGCTTGACCGTTCCTCATTTGCGGGACTCTTCGAAAAGCGTTTTCCTGAATAGCGAGACGCTCCGTATGCTAGTCGTGTTTACGATGGCTGACATTGCGGACCAGTACTTTGGCTGGCAGGATACTTTATTTGGAGGAGGTGGACAGGAAGGGAGCATGATTATTCCTGGGAAAGACGATGTAGCGCGTCATGATACGACGGCACTCTGGCCAGGAGTCTCTAAGCCGGGGTTGTGGATGAGCTACTTGTCGCAGCTAGCGGAAGTTGCACGAACCTTCGTGCCATCTACACAAGACGTCAATCGGAGTGCCGACGAGGATCGGACCGCGGACTTTCCTCCAGTCTTTGCAAATGGCACCCAGTCACTTTCAGTAAGCGACGAAGTTGCTGCTAGGGATTTTTACTGGTCAGTCGTATCTGGCGAAGTCACTGATAACGCAGAGGCAATTGAGGTACTGCAGCTCTGTGTGAAAATGAACCCATGGGCGTTTGAACCACTCGTGATTCTAGCCCAGAAGCACCTACACACCGGTAATTTTGATAGCGCTTTGAACACCACTTACCGAGCGCTAGATCTTCAGCATCAGTGGGGAACAGCTTGGGACAAACGTCTTTCGTTTGGTGCTTGGGTTGCGTGGACCCGTGTTTTGATGCAGCGCGCTCGAGATCGGCAATCCTGGCCCACGAACTCATGGGATATAAACAACCTCGGCTTGGTTCGTTGA
- a CDS encoding predicted protein has translation MYFSKLAVLSALTLAIGSEALLTNPLQTGNKATTNGLKDRAYVTRDIKTPDPIPVSGQEEAMELMKTGRLYRYNIGPNEESVVSVCEQEIAAYTGHKYCVALNSCGSALMLLLKTTGLQAGDKVLSNAFTFGAVPSAIEHAGGKAVYVESTMDMVIDLEDMEKKLTDHPDCKHVLISHMRGKLADMAGIKALCDKFDAILLEDCAHSLGVEYAGKHSGHMGIACAISSQSYKMINSGEGGFLLTDNEDIAAQTAVYAGAYEGLSAKHVTVPSKEHFKDYPTTLPNYSLRMSNLAAAVIRPQIKTLDERIAKYNKRYNDLVTNLESRVGGHMTFPQLTPEVTMMVHDSLQFNLDKKFSPEIIEAFIEECKEHGLPVELFGHKTNARNFVNWGFAPAEDPLPKTADMLSRACDVRMPLMWDDEDFEDMANVLVESVEKVLADAGVE, from the exons ATGTACTTCTCCAAGCTCGCTGTTCTCTCCGCACTGACTCTTGCCATTGGCTCAGAAGCTCTGCTTACCAACCCACTACAGACTGGAAACAAGGCAACCACAAATGG ATTGAAAGATCGCGCCTATGTCACCCGTGACATCAAGACTCCTGACCCGATCCCTGTTTCTGGACAAGAAGAGGCGATGGAACTCATGAAAACTGGACGTCTCTACCGCTACAATATTGGCCCGAATGAGGAATCGGTCGTCTCCGTATGCGAACAAGAAATTGCCGCCTATACCGGTCACAAATACTGTGTCGCCCTCAACTCGTGTGGATCCGCCTTGATGTTGCTGCTCAAGACAACTGGTCTCCAAGCTGGTGACAAGGTTCTTAGCAACGCCTTCACTTTTGGTGCCGTTCCTTCTGCCATCGAGCATGCTGGCGGAAAGGCAGTGTATGTCGAATCCACCATGGACATGGTCATAGACTTAGAAGATATGGAGAAGAAACTCACAGATCACCCAGATTGCAAACATGTTCTTATTTCTCACATGCGCGGAAAGCTCGCTGATATGGCTGGAATCAAGGCCCTGTGCGATAAATTTGACGCGATTCTGTTGGAAGACTGTGCACATTCCCTAGGTGTAGAATACGCGGGGAAACACTCAGGTCACATGGGAATTGCCTGCGCTATTAGCAGTCAATCGTACAAGATGATCAACTCGGGTGAAGGAGGCTTTTTGCTCACTGACAATGAGGATATTGCCGCCCAAACTGCTGTCTACGCCGGTGCCTACGAAGGTCTTTCTGCCAAACACGTTACTGTACCGAGCAAAGAACACTTTAAGGATTACCCAACAACTCTACCGAACTATTCTCTTCGAATGAGCAATTTGGCAGCGGCTGTCATTCGTCCTCAAATCAAGACTCTCGACGAGCGAATTGCCAAATATAACAAACGGTACAACGATCTTGTCACCAACCTCGAATCCCGTGTTGGCGGTCACATGACATTCCCACAGCTTACGCCTGAAGTAACAATGATGGTTCATGATTCACTTCAATTTAACCTTGACAAGAAATTCTCTCCCGAAATCATCGAAGCGTTCATCGAAGAATGCAAGGAACACGGACTTCCAGTCGAATTATTTGGACATAAGACCAATGCACGGAATTTTGTGAATTGGGGATTTGCACCAGCCGAGGATCCTCTGCCGAAGACTGCGGATATGCTCTCCCGTGCCTGTGATGTCCGAATGCCACTTATgtgggacgacgaagattttgaagacaTGGCGAACGTCCTAGTGGAAAGCGTAGAAAAAGTCCTTGCGGACGCCGGAGTTGAGTAG
- the Aurora-A gene encoding predicted protein (Aurora-A like protein kinase) — MSTMDKENAELNSPVKGSWKRGLSPKAAFEASLAAEATITLASSSTNSRHSEAEKGQRWSLKDFEIGKPLGRGKFGSVYLAREKRTKYIVAIKVLQKSQLLKAGVEHQLRREIEIQSHLRHANILRMYGYFYDNKRIYLILEYSPGGELYKKLTTRGRFSEGTTAQYISDLALALNYCHSKHVIHRDIKPENLLLGAYGEIKIADFGWSVHAPTSRRNTLCGTLDYLPPEMVEGREHDENVDVWCLGVLLYEFLTGAPPFEAEGHSATYRRISRVDLVFPRGVAEDAQDLIRKLLVKEPNKRMCLRNVPKHPWILRNTASTNSNGNS; from the coding sequence ATGTCTACCATGGATAAAGAGAATGCGGAATTAAATTCCCCGGTCAAAGGTAGCTGGAAACGTGGATTGAGTCCAAAAGCTGCTTTTGAGGCCTCGCTTGCCGCAGAAGCAACGATAACACTAGCGAGCAGCTCGACCAACAGCCGGCACAGCGAGGCCGAGAAAGGGCAACGTTGGTCTTTGAAGGACTTTGAAATAGGGAAACCCCTCGGTCGGGGTAAGTTTGGATCCGTGTATCTCGCACGGGAGAAACGCACCAAGTACATTGTGGCCATAAAAGTCCTCCAAAAATCTCAATTGCTCAAGGCTGGTGTCGAGCATCAACTACGCCGTGAAATCGAGATTCAAAGCCACCTGCGCCATGCCAATATTCTACGAATGTATGGATATTTCTATGACAACAAGCGCATCTACTTAATTCTGGAATACTCACCTGGCGGAGAGCTGTACAAAAAGCTAACTACCCGTGGACGATTTTCGGAAGGAACGACCGCTCAGTACATCTCGGACTTGGCCCTCGCGTTGAATTACTGTCATAGCAAGCATGTCATCCATCGAGACATCAAACCAGAAAACCTTCTTCTTGGTGCCTATGGCGAAATCAAAATTGCCGATTTTGGTTGGTCTGTGCATGCGCCGACGTCTCGACGAAACACCTTGTGCGGGACACTCGATTATCTTCCTCCGGAGATGGTAGAAGGACGAGAACACGATGAGAATGTGGATGTCTGGTGCCTAGGGGTGCTCCTATACGAATTCTTGACTGGTGCCCCGCCTTTTGAAGCCGAAGGACATTCAGCGACATACAGACGGATTTCAAGGGTTGACTTAGTTTTTCCTCGTGGTGTTGCGGAGGATGCCCAAGACCTTATCCGTAAGCTGTTGGTAAAAGAGCCGAACAAAAGAATGTGTTTACGAAATGTCCCGAAGCATCCGTGGATCTTACGAAATACTGCTTCGACCAACAGCAATGGAAATAGCTGA
- a CDS encoding predicted protein — MGYSTILNGVIAVLFKLEVGMGMVGKNRKTGKIPTWIKRDGKFVQEKVPTASEVQPGWWVGGCYAHELKKDWAGVVDLTVEFPESCIKRTRGYISLPTWDGVPCSPAQLEEAATFAVNAAQQGGDVLVHCAHGRGRSTTVMCACLVKAGLFDTWKEAFEKGIQPQRSVCKLNKRMRENLTAWQEHYVDGEPKKKGQ; from the exons ATGGGATACTCTACGATCTTGAACGGCGTCATCGCTGTGCTTTTCAAACTTGAGGTGGGCATGGGGATGGTCGgaaaaaacagaaagacGGGCAAAATTCCAACGTGGA TAAAACGTGATGGCAAATTTGTTCAAGAAAAGGTTCCGACGGCATCAGAAGTCCAGCCCGGCTGGTGGGTTGGCGGCTGCTACGCGCACGAGCTGAAAAAGGACTGGGCTGGTGTCGTTGATTTGACGGTGGAATTTCCAGAGTCTTGCATCAAACGCACCCGAGGCTACATTTCTCTGCCAACTTGGGACGGTGTCCCCTGTTCCCCAGCTCAGCTTGAGGAGGCAGCCACTTTTGCCGTCAACGCTGCTCAGCAAGGGGGCGATGTACTTGTCCACTGCGCACACGGACGGGGGCGCAGTACCACCGTTATGTGTGCTTGTCTCGTCAAAGCTGGACTCTTTGATACGTGGAAagaagcttttgaaaaaggaattcAGCCCCAGCGCTCTGTATGTAAATTGAACAAAAGAATGCGGGAGAACCTCACAGCTTGGCAAGAGCACTATGTCGACGGTGAACCTAAGAAGAAGGGCCAATAG